One Spinacia oleracea cultivar Varoflay chromosome 4, BTI_SOV_V1, whole genome shotgun sequence DNA segment encodes these proteins:
- the LOC110775836 gene encoding uncharacterized protein — MEKRWDALPPVAGGEFLNIRAMYNATWLHYTTNETQWIWLVKKANWCFLPHPFITSWSENVRFLLPRHKKFAAAAVAKATTSKSTDTSTQAPQSPPQGPPESPPPNAGGIPLSSPFDLTGLQSTLAAILQGQEDQARTLASFAPQGSCTRDSFPDFDSSYYGRRVYYFHVDKGDFAPYVNYPYHPPQQGPIPNWIEERTPTYPYWTGPSQPGVTPPSFPPYNYTMMGGSDYQGDPMYPTPPPVDRPDGWPEDFTGWPRGYMGGWDGPRGEPPHGNYPLRPEYSWPPYPDVDPTYNFTPFTDDAALAYRLERNEHWRIYDAKGKGHPPGPSS; from the coding sequence ATGGAAAAGAGATGGGATGCTTTGCCTCCCGTGGCCGGTGGTGAGTTCTTAAACATCCGGGCGATGTATAATGCTACTTGGCTCCACTACACCACCAACGAGACGCAATGGATTTGGCTTGTGAAAAAAGCCAATTGGTGCTTTCTTCCGCACCCGTTCATCACTTCTTGGTCCGAGAATGTCCGTTTCTTGCTTCCGCGGCATAAGAAGTTCGCCGCCGCTGCCGTCGCCAAAGCCACTACCTCAAAGTCCACCGACACCTCCACTCAAGCTCCTCAAAGTCCACCTCAAGGTCCGCCTGAAAGTCCTCCCCCGAATGCGGGTGGTATACCTCTCTCATCTCCTTTTGATTTGACGGGTTTGCAATCCACCCTTGCGGCTATCTTGCAAGGGCAAGAGGACCAAGCTCGTACCTTGGCCTCTTTTGCTCCTCAAGGGAGCTGCACGAGGGATTCATTTCCcgattttgactcgtcctactaTGGTAGGCGGGTGTACTACTTTCATGTTGACAAAGGGGACTTTGCCCCCTATGTCAACTACCCTTACcaccctccccaacaagggcccatcCCTAATTGGATTGAGGAGCGTACACCCACCTACCCATATTGGACGGGACCTTCTCAACCCGGTGTCACTCCCCCCTCTTTTCCGCCTTATAATTATACCATGATGGGCGGGAGTGACTACCAAGGTGACCCTATGTATCCCACTCCCCCACCGGTTGATCGGCCAGATGGTTGGCCCGAGGATTTCACCGGATGGCCTAGGGGATATATGGGTGGTTGGGATGGCCCCCGAGGAGAGCCACCCCATGGCAATTACCCCCTTCGGCCCGAATATAGTTGGCCGCCTTAtcccgatgtggaccccacctacaaTTTCACCCCGTTCACCGATGACGCGGCTCTTGCTTATCGTCTTGAGCGGAATGAACattggaggatttatgatgCAAAGGGTAAAGGGCATCCCCCGGGCCCTTCTTCTTAG